The DNA segment CCAATATCTTCTTGCGCTGGGCGATGTCCCTGCCGCTACCACACAGGCCTACTATTCTTCCGGAAGGATCTTTGAGCAGTGAACTGGCGAATTCATACATGACGTAGGAGCCGTCCTTGGCGACAACCCGCGCTTCAACTTTCGCAAACCCCGCTGTCCATACTTTTGCAATGGCCGCGGCCAGGATATCTTTATCTTCCGGGGCAATAAAATCTACGGGGCTTTTTAAGGCTATTTCTTCATTACTGCAACCGGTTACCTTCACAAAAGCATCGTTCCATAATAAAAACCTGCCGGTTGAATCAATCACATAAACAGCGTCCTGCAAAGTATCCAATATACTCCTGTACAGCGCATTGGATTCTTTCAATAAATACACGGCCTCCTCGCGCACCAACACATTTTTCCCATTATTCGCGTGTTTATTTTGATTTGGCACGGTTTCACCTCACTTGCGGTTATGTTCGCGTTTTCTCAGTAAGCTAACTTTCACACTTCATCGGTAAATATGCCTGCCACTCGTCCGGATTGCCCGTTTTATACCATTTCTTATACGCGGCTATATAATAACATAACCCTTTTATGTTGCCGCCATTCCATCGTGAACCATAAATCCAACCATCAGTAGCTGATGATAGGCAGTATGTAAACTCCCTTGAATTAGCGCTACTATAGATATCGACCCCCAAAATATCTCTAATCTCCGAGGTAGAAACATCTCCGGCATTTGTGGGGACAGTCCACCATGTTGTCACAAAATATTTTCCATTGTTTATATAATACTTCTCCTGAGCAATCCTAAGAAGTATTATCGTTTCATACACATCTGTCAGCTTAGCTTTTATTATCATGCCCCGCATCATCGGGACTGCTACTGCGGCAAGGACGCCGATAATTACCATGACCATTGTAAGTTCTACCAATGAAAAACCTTTTGAGATATGCCTCATTCAAAAATCCTTTTATTATATTTAATCCTACAAATCATAATGTAGTCGCATTCGACTAAACAAGCTAACTTTCACACTTCATCGGTAAATATGCCTGCCACTCATCTGGAGACCATGTTTTATACCATTTTTTATACATGGCTATATAATGACATAATCCCCTTATATTACCCGCATTCCATTTAGCGCCGTAAATCCAGCCCTCAGTAGCTGAAGTGAGATAGTATGTAAACTCTAAATTGGCGTTAGCATAAACATCTACTCCGAGATTATTCTTAATCTCCGCAGTCACGATATCTCCTGTCGCGGGATTTGTCCACCCTGTTGCCACAAAATATTTTCCACTATCTATATAATACTTCTCTTGTGCGGTTTTGAGAGCTATCATTGTTGTATACATATCAGTCAGCTTAGCTTTTATCACTACTCCGCGCAACATCGGAACTGCTATCGAGGAGAGTATCCCGATTATTACCACGACTACTAAAAGCTCTATCAGCGTAAAACCTTTTAGATCGCATCTCATCCTAAAATCTCCACTAAGATAAACTAATTTTCTTACCTGCCGCCAAGTTATTAATTTTATCTTATAATGCCTGTTTCAAAAAATATCCTTTGAGATATTCCGTTTCCGGGATGGCCCGCACGATCGGGTGATCCTCGGCCTGATGACATCGCTTGAGTATGGTAAACTTCTTCCCCGCGGCGGACTCGGC comes from the Candidatus Omnitrophota bacterium genome and includes:
- a CDS encoding PAS domain-containing protein, which encodes MPNQNKHANNGKNVLVREEAVYLLKESNALYRSILDTLQDAVYVIDSTGRFLLWNDAFVKVTGCSNEEIALKSPVDFIAPEDKDILAAAIAKVWTAGFAKVEARVVAKDGSYVMYEFASSLLKDPSGRIVGLCGSGRDIAQRKKILDELRDKVNQLEIFTTAVTDREIRIIELKKKVEELEKQLKDNSRY
- a CDS encoding prepilin-type N-terminal cleavage/methylation domain-containing protein, with product MRHISKGFSLVELTMVMVIIGVLAAVAVPMMRGMIIKAKLTDVYETIILLRIAQEKYYINNGKYFVTTWWTVPTNAGDVSTSEIRDILGVDIYSSANSREFTYCLSSATDGWIYGSRWNGGNIKGLCYYIAAYKKWYKTGNPDEWQAYLPMKCES
- a CDS encoding prepilin-type N-terminal cleavage/methylation domain-containing protein; this translates as MRCDLKGFTLIELLVVVVIIGILSSIAVPMLRGVVIKAKLTDMYTTMIALKTAQEKYYIDSGKYFVATGWTNPATGDIVTAEIKNNLGVDVYANANLEFTYYLTSATEGWIYGAKWNAGNIRGLCHYIAMYKKWYKTWSPDEWQAYLPMKCES